From the genome of Candidatus Methylopumilus turicensis, one region includes:
- a CDS encoding FimV family protein, which yields MKKSIIKQACMALLIALIPLTVFATGLGKLNVFSSLGEPLHAEIELLSVSSVEMTTLTADLASSEQYQAQGIDKTAIQQNIKTSIIKKSDGSLVIQLTTAQAVTDPFLDMLIQLSWSDGQLSREYTLLLDPSEYSTTNIATPIVDTPKSLSDPSKVKETLANVKQPASKSSTRHSSGHLANSQKLKDLSLDGQSVTTVKGDTLSAVVGRFQVQDVNLDQLLLGVFKANPSAFIDGNMNRLKVGQILNIPSAETLQAISKTEARAEVHAQVSNWNAYTTKLADTVSHSETAEQSTIQQNGGKIITNAEDKAVLVSEGTRDVIKLEKTETDQSKSKGPDSQPDASSSGQTATTIQDDIAAKANEIKETDEKAAALQKQIADMKQLLVLKNKHLADVQNNAEHAQTNSIQFPHDLSEVDPVVFAVSGALIALFLSLLWLNRRKSQRALSLKDSVTDHGKTFTQTIAENNTDSAMLLNDFSASGPSLIDTHEVDQIAEAEVLLADGRQAQAEDILSDAIQKSPEQYDEMIHDLSSDEKVETPANKPLEMDLTEISLDFEALPSLDASALQAAPIPDAFNGDFSNMLKIDTKPKSLKSATQASTPKSKSVNKPSKESKTSNEESADVATKLELAAAYIDMEDKEGALALLAEAVKEGGPEQRARAQALIESLF from the coding sequence GTGAAAAAATCAATCATTAAGCAAGCTTGCATGGCGCTTCTGATTGCCCTCATTCCCTTGACTGTTTTCGCCACAGGATTAGGTAAATTGAATGTTTTTTCATCGCTTGGTGAGCCTCTTCATGCAGAGATTGAGTTGTTATCAGTCTCTTCTGTAGAAATGACAACATTAACGGCTGATCTTGCGTCATCCGAGCAATACCAGGCGCAAGGAATTGATAAAACTGCGATTCAGCAAAATATCAAAACTAGCATTATTAAAAAATCCGACGGTTCGCTTGTTATCCAATTGACGACTGCTCAAGCGGTAACGGATCCATTTTTAGATATGCTAATTCAATTGTCCTGGAGCGATGGCCAGTTATCGCGTGAGTACACATTGTTGCTTGACCCCTCAGAATACTCCACAACTAACATTGCAACGCCAATTGTCGATACTCCAAAGTCGCTATCTGATCCATCAAAGGTAAAAGAGACTTTAGCAAATGTAAAACAGCCTGCTTCAAAAAGTAGCACTCGTCATTCTTCAGGTCATCTTGCAAACTCCCAAAAATTAAAAGATTTGTCATTGGATGGTCAATCGGTGACGACAGTTAAAGGAGATACGTTAAGTGCTGTTGTTGGCCGGTTTCAAGTTCAAGATGTCAATCTAGACCAATTGTTGCTTGGCGTTTTTAAAGCAAATCCCTCAGCGTTCATTGATGGCAATATGAATCGTCTGAAAGTTGGTCAAATCCTGAACATTCCGAGCGCAGAAACTTTGCAGGCAATTAGCAAAACTGAAGCAAGGGCTGAGGTTCATGCTCAGGTTTCAAATTGGAACGCCTATACAACCAAACTAGCAGATACTGTGTCGCATTCCGAAACCGCTGAACAGTCAACAATTCAGCAAAACGGCGGAAAAATAATCACTAACGCCGAAGACAAAGCCGTGCTTGTTTCAGAAGGTACACGTGACGTGATTAAGCTGGAGAAAACAGAAACGGATCAATCAAAGTCGAAGGGCCCTGACTCTCAACCTGATGCAAGTTCTTCAGGACAAACCGCCACAACCATCCAAGACGATATAGCGGCCAAAGCTAATGAGATTAAAGAGACGGATGAAAAGGCTGCTGCGCTTCAGAAACAAATAGCTGATATGAAGCAACTATTGGTGCTTAAAAATAAGCATTTAGCTGATGTTCAAAACAATGCGGAGCATGCTCAAACCAATAGTATTCAATTTCCCCATGATTTATCAGAGGTTGATCCAGTCGTATTCGCTGTATCGGGAGCCCTTATTGCCTTATTTCTTTCATTACTTTGGTTAAACAGACGAAAGAGTCAGCGCGCTTTATCGCTCAAAGATTCAGTGACTGACCATGGCAAAACGTTTACACAGACGATTGCAGAAAATAACACTGATTCTGCAATGTTGTTGAATGATTTTTCCGCATCAGGTCCTTCTTTGATTGATACCCATGAGGTTGACCAGATTGCTGAGGCTGAGGTTTTGCTTGCGGATGGACGTCAAGCTCAAGCGGAAGACATTCTAAGCGATGCAATTCAGAAGTCACCTGAACAGTACGATGAGATGATCCATGATCTTTCTAGTGATGAGAAGGTTGAAACGCCTGCAAATAAACCCCTTGAAATGGATTTGACGGAAATCAGTTTGGATTTTGAAGCGCTGCCGTCGTTGGATGCTTCAGCGCTTCAAGCAGCGCCTATTCCCGATGCGTTTAATGGCGATTTTTCAAACATGTTGAAGATTGATACAAAGCCGAAATCGCTTAAGAGCGCGACTCAAGCATCGACACCAAAATCAAAATCTGTGAATAAACCCAGCAAAGAAAGTAAAACGAGTAATGAAGAGTCGGCTGATGTTGCCACTAAGCTTGAGTTAGCTGCTGCTTATATTGATATGGAGGATAAAGAGGGTGCTTTGGCTTTATTGGCTGAGGCTGTCAAAGAGGGTGGTCCTGAACAACGTGCTCGGGCGCAAGCGCTAATCGAGAGTTTGTTCTAA
- the asd gene encoding aspartate-semialdehyde dehydrogenase — protein MLKVGFIGWRGMVGSVLMQRMLEENDFANIEPQFFTTSQVGGAGPNVGKDTPPLKDAKNIAELKHMDVIVSCQGGDYTSEVFPKLRGEGWNGHWIDAASTLRMEDDTVIILDPVNMHVIKDAMQKGGKNWVGGNCTVSLMLMALNGLFIENLVEWATSMTYQAASGAGAQNMRELLKQMGAANQAVSSLLADPASAILDIDRTVAATLRDDAYPTAHFGVPLAGSLIPWIDKDLGNGQSKEEWKGGAETNKILGLEANPIVIDGLCVRIGAMRCHSQALTIKLTKDVPLDEINDMLAKANQWAKVIPNEREASMKLLTPAAVTGTLTTPVGRLRKMGMGGEYLSAFTVGDQLLWGAAEPLRRMLDILVKS, from the coding sequence ATGTTAAAAGTTGGCTTTATTGGTTGGCGCGGTATGGTGGGCTCAGTGCTCATGCAACGTATGTTGGAAGAGAATGACTTTGCGAATATTGAACCGCAGTTTTTCACCACCTCACAAGTGGGTGGTGCTGGTCCAAATGTTGGTAAAGATACGCCACCATTAAAAGACGCTAAAAATATCGCTGAACTCAAGCATATGGATGTGATTGTTTCATGCCAGGGTGGCGATTACACCAGTGAGGTGTTTCCTAAGCTCCGTGGTGAAGGTTGGAATGGCCATTGGATTGATGCAGCTTCAACCTTACGTATGGAAGATGATACTGTCATTATTCTTGACCCAGTCAATATGCACGTCATTAAAGATGCGATGCAAAAGGGTGGTAAAAACTGGGTGGGTGGTAACTGTACCGTTTCATTGATGTTGATGGCATTGAACGGCCTCTTCATAGAAAACTTGGTGGAATGGGCAACGTCCATGACTTATCAAGCGGCTTCTGGCGCTGGCGCACAAAATATGCGTGAATTACTCAAGCAAATGGGCGCGGCAAACCAAGCTGTTTCTAGCTTACTCGCTGATCCAGCGTCGGCCATTTTAGATATTGACCGGACTGTCGCGGCAACTTTGCGTGACGATGCTTACCCTACAGCACACTTCGGGGTGCCATTGGCTGGTAGCTTGATTCCTTGGATCGATAAAGATCTAGGTAATGGTCAAAGCAAAGAAGAGTGGAAAGGTGGTGCTGAGACCAATAAAATTCTTGGTCTAGAAGCGAACCCTATCGTGATTGATGGCTTGTGTGTGCGTATTGGTGCCATGCGTTGCCATTCTCAAGCGCTCACTATTAAGCTGACAAAAGATGTGCCTTTAGATGAAATCAACGATATGTTGGCGAAAGCCAACCAATGGGCGAAAGTGATCCCTAATGAGCGTGAAGCAAGCATGAAGTTGCTGACACCTGCAGCCGTGACCGGCACGCTCACCACGCCAGTTGGCCGTTTGCGTAAAATGGGAATGGGGGGTGAATACTTGTCAGCCTTTACAGTTGGCGACCAACTGTTATGGGGCGCGGCTGAACCACTTCGCCGTATGCTAGACATTTTGGTCAAGTCATAA
- the leuB gene encoding 3-isopropylmalate dehydrogenase, producing MKIAVLPGDGIGPEIVAQAVKVLNALNIGLEMKEAPIGGAGYEAAGDPLPADTLKLAKESDAVLLGAVGDWKYDSLPRDMRPERGLLRIRKELNLFANLRPALLYPELASASTLKPEVVAGLDIMIVRELTGDIYFGQPRGISTLPNGEREGVNTMRYSESEIRRIGHVAFSIAMKRNKKVCSVDKANVLETTELWRQVMIEISKEYPEVELSHMYVDNAAMQLIRAPKQFDVMVTGNIFGDILSDEASMLTGSIGMLPSASLDANNKGMYEPSHGSAPDIANQDIANPLATILSAAMMLRYSFNDEMNATRIEDAVKKALAQGYRTADIYTEGTKKVKCSEMGDAVVAAL from the coding sequence ATGAAGATTGCAGTTCTGCCAGGTGATGGCATCGGTCCAGAAATCGTTGCTCAAGCTGTTAAGGTTTTAAATGCCTTAAACATTGGACTTGAAATGAAAGAAGCGCCCATCGGCGGTGCTGGTTACGAGGCTGCTGGTGATCCACTTCCTGCTGATACATTAAAATTGGCTAAAGAGTCTGATGCGGTATTGCTCGGTGCTGTGGGTGACTGGAAATATGATTCCTTGCCACGGGATATGCGTCCTGAGCGTGGTTTGTTGCGTATTCGTAAAGAACTTAATTTGTTCGCAAATCTACGTCCTGCATTGCTTTACCCAGAACTAGCGTCAGCGTCTACTTTGAAACCAGAAGTGGTGGCTGGTTTAGATATTATGATAGTGCGTGAGTTAACGGGGGATATTTACTTCGGTCAACCTCGTGGCATTTCAACCTTGCCAAATGGCGAGCGCGAAGGAGTGAATACCATGCGCTATTCTGAATCTGAAATCCGCCGTATTGGTCATGTGGCGTTCAGTATCGCAATGAAGCGCAATAAAAAAGTTTGTTCAGTCGATAAAGCGAATGTGCTTGAGACGACTGAGTTATGGCGTCAAGTCATGATTGAAATTTCTAAAGAATATCCAGAAGTTGAGTTGAGCCACATGTATGTGGATAACGCTGCGATGCAATTAATTCGGGCGCCTAAGCAATTTGACGTGATGGTGACGGGTAATATTTTTGGCGACATCTTATCTGATGAAGCTTCAATGTTGACAGGCTCTATCGGCATGTTGCCTTCTGCATCTTTAGATGCGAACAATAAAGGTATGTACGAGCCTAGCCATGGCTCTGCACCAGACATCGCTAATCAAGATATTGCAAATCCGCTGGCAACTATTCTTTCAGCCGCAATGATGCTTCGTTATAGCTTCAACGATGAAATGAACGCCACACGTATTGAAGATGCAGTGAAGAAAGCTTTGGCGCAAGGCTATCGTACCGCTGACATTTACACTGAAGGTACTAAAAAAGTGAAATGTAGCGAAATGGGTGACGCGGTAGTTGCTGCTTTATAA
- the leuD gene encoding 3-isopropylmalate dehydratase small subunit: MQAFTQLNGLVVPLDRANVDTDAIIPKQFLKSIKRSGFGPNAFDEWRYLDHGEPGMDNSQRKINPDFVLNKPRYQGASILLARENFGCGSSREHAPWALEDYGFRVIIAPSFADIFYNNCFKNGMLPIVLSADDVDALFKETEASEGYKLNIDLSEQSITSPNGKSYKFDVDAFRKHCLLNGLDDIGLTMQHQDAIKAFETKHQAAQPWLFN, encoded by the coding sequence ATGCAAGCATTTACCCAATTAAACGGTTTGGTTGTTCCGCTCGATAGAGCAAATGTCGACACGGATGCGATTATTCCTAAACAGTTTTTAAAGTCGATTAAGCGTAGCGGTTTTGGCCCCAATGCTTTTGATGAATGGCGTTATTTAGACCATGGCGAGCCAGGTATGGATAACAGTCAGCGCAAAATCAACCCGGATTTCGTTCTTAATAAGCCACGTTACCAAGGTGCTTCTATTTTATTGGCGCGTGAAAACTTCGGCTGTGGTTCTAGCCGTGAACACGCACCTTGGGCGCTTGAAGATTATGGATTTCGTGTCATTATCGCCCCTAGTTTCGCTGACATTTTCTATAATAACTGCTTCAAGAATGGCATGTTGCCTATCGTGCTCTCTGCAGATGATGTCGATGCTTTGTTCAAAGAAACAGAAGCATCAGAAGGCTATAAACTCAACATCGACTTGAGCGAACAAAGCATCACTTCGCCAAACGGCAAGTCTTATAAGTTTGATGTGGATGCTTTCCGTAAGCATTGCTTATTGAATGGCTTAGATGACATTGGTTTGACCATGCAACATCAAGATGCGATTAAGGCGTTTGAAACAAAGCATCAAGCTGCACAACCTTGGCTTTTTAATTAA
- the leuC gene encoding 3-isopropylmalate dehydratase large subunit yields MSAKTLYDKLFDSHVVTEENGTALIYIDRHLVHEVTSPQAFEGLRLAGRKPWRKDSIVATADHNTPTNGWEKGLDGIADPISRIQIETLDSNIKEFGAKAYFPFMDKGQGIVHVMGPEQGATLPGMTVVCGDSHTSTHGAFGALAHGIGTSEVEHVMATQCLVQKKSKSMLVRVDGKLGKGVTAKDVALAIIGKIGTAGGTGYAIEFGGSVIRALTMEGRMTLCNMAIEAGARAGMVAVDDATINYVKGRPYAPKADQWDAAVAYWRTLVSDDGAEFDATVTLNGDDIQPQVTWGTSPEMVVGIDGKVPDPAKEDDATKKGSMERALQYMGLEANTPMSAINIDKVFIGSCTNSRIEDLRAAANVAKGKKIAGNVKLALVVPGSGLVKAQAEAEGLDKVFKEAGFEWREPGCSMCLAMNADRLESGERCASTSNRNFEGRQGLGGRTHLVSPEMAAAAAIAGHFVDVRTFATK; encoded by the coding sequence ATGAGCGCGAAAACCCTTTACGACAAGTTGTTTGATTCCCATGTGGTGACCGAAGAAAACGGCACTGCGCTGATTTATATTGACCGTCATTTGGTCCATGAAGTGACCAGCCCCCAAGCTTTTGAAGGCTTGCGCCTAGCAGGCCGTAAGCCATGGCGTAAAGACTCTATTGTGGCGACTGCTGACCACAATACCCCAACGAATGGCTGGGAAAAAGGATTGGACGGTATTGCTGATCCTATTTCCCGTATTCAAATCGAAACGCTTGATAGCAATATCAAAGAGTTCGGCGCTAAAGCTTACTTTCCTTTCATGGATAAAGGCCAAGGTATTGTTCACGTCATGGGCCCGGAGCAGGGCGCAACATTGCCAGGGATGACAGTTGTATGCGGTGACTCTCACACTAGCACACATGGTGCGTTTGGTGCTTTGGCACATGGCATTGGGACATCCGAAGTTGAGCACGTCATGGCGACCCAATGTTTAGTGCAGAAAAAGTCTAAATCTATGCTTGTGCGTGTTGATGGCAAGCTAGGTAAAGGCGTGACAGCTAAAGATGTGGCACTAGCGATTATCGGTAAGATTGGTACTGCAGGCGGAACAGGTTACGCGATTGAGTTTGGCGGTAGTGTTATTCGTGCTTTGACGATGGAAGGCCGCATGACGCTTTGTAATATGGCGATTGAAGCTGGCGCACGTGCTGGAATGGTGGCGGTTGATGATGCGACGATCAATTACGTAAAAGGCCGTCCTTATGCACCGAAAGCAGACCAGTGGGATGCTGCGGTAGCTTACTGGCGCACATTGGTGAGCGATGATGGCGCTGAGTTTGATGCAACAGTGACCTTAAATGGCGACGATATTCAGCCGCAAGTGACTTGGGGTACCTCACCTGAAATGGTGGTGGGGATTGATGGCAAGGTGCCAGATCCAGCTAAAGAAGACGATGCGACCAAAAAAGGCAGCATGGAGCGTGCCTTGCAATATATGGGTTTGGAAGCGAATACACCAATGAGTGCAATTAACATCGATAAAGTATTTATTGGTTCTTGTACCAACTCCCGTATTGAGGATTTACGTGCCGCAGCGAATGTTGCTAAAGGCAAGAAAATTGCTGGAAATGTTAAGTTGGCTTTGGTTGTGCCAGGTTCTGGCTTGGTGAAAGCCCAAGCAGAAGCTGAAGGCCTAGATAAAGTATTTAAAGAGGCTGGCTTTGAATGGCGTGAGCCAGGGTGCTCAATGTGCTTGGCGATGAATGCCGACCGTCTTGAGTCAGGTGAGCGCTGTGCATCAACTTCTAACCGTAACTTTGAAGGTCGTCAAGGCTTGGGTGGTAGAACACATTTGGTAAGTCCTGAGATGGCCGCCGCCGCTGCGATTGCTGGACATTTCGTTGATGTCCGTACCTTTGCTACAAAATAA
- a CDS encoding YajQ family cyclic di-GMP-binding protein: MPSFDITSEVDMVALKNAIDVVSRSITNRYDFKGTSANVELNEKDSLMTLFGDSDFQLDQIKDILLPAMEKKEADSAKRLDHQDVQKISGNIVKQVLKIKDGIDSELAKRIVKLIKDSGVKVQASIQGDTVRVVGAKRDVLQDTIAQVKKSVTDFPLQFGNFRD; this comes from the coding sequence ATGCCATCTTTTGATATTACGTCTGAAGTTGATATGGTCGCATTGAAAAATGCGATCGATGTGGTGAGTCGAAGCATTACTAATCGCTACGACTTTAAAGGCACAAGCGCTAACGTGGAACTTAACGAGAAAGACAGCTTGATGACTTTGTTTGGCGACTCTGATTTTCAATTAGATCAAATCAAAGACATTTTATTGCCTGCGATGGAAAAAAAAGAGGCCGACAGTGCCAAACGCCTTGACCATCAGGATGTTCAGAAAATTTCAGGCAATATAGTAAAACAAGTGCTGAAGATTAAAGATGGCATTGATAGTGAGCTGGCTAAACGCATCGTGAAGCTGATTAAAGACAGTGGCGTTAAAGTGCAAGCAAGTATTCAAGGCGACACAGTGCGCGTGGTAGGTGCTAAGCGTGATGTATTGCAAGACACCATTGCCCAAGTGAAGAAATCCGTGACCGACTTCCCTTTGCAGTTTGGTAATTTTAGAGATTAA
- a CDS encoding pyrimidine/purine nucleoside phosphorylase produces the protein MAQFDNVSVKRKANVYFDGKCVSHTVLFPNGTRSTIGVIFPSSLTFNTQAPELMEINLGVCKVRLAGETDWKTYSAGEKFTVPGNSSFDIEVLETLDYVCHFE, from the coding sequence ATGGCGCAATTTGATAATGTAAGCGTTAAAAGAAAAGCAAATGTCTACTTCGATGGTAAATGCGTTAGCCATACGGTTTTATTTCCCAATGGAACGCGTAGCACCATCGGTGTGATTTTCCCAAGTTCACTGACATTTAATACCCAAGCGCCAGAGTTGATGGAAATTAATTTGGGCGTATGCAAAGTACGTCTTGCTGGCGAAACTGATTGGAAAACCTACAGCGCTGGTGAAAAATTCACCGTACCAGGCAATTCATCATTTGATATTGAAGTGCTTGAAACACTCGATTACGTCTGTCATTTTGAATAA
- a CDS encoding argininosuccinate synthase, giving the protein MSDIKKVVLAYSGGLDTSVILKWLQDEYKCEVVTFTADLGQGEELEPARAKAQAAGVKEIYIDDVREEFVRDFVFPMFRANTVYEGEYLLGTSIARPLIAKRLIEIANETGADAISHGATGKGNDQVRFELGAYALKPNIHIIAPWREWDLLSREKLLAYAEKHGIPVEMKHKQGGSPYSMDANLLHISYEGRHLENPAAEAEEDMWRWTVSPEKAPDAAEYIDIEYVNGDPVALNGQPMKAHEILAHLNKVGGKHGIGRLDLVENRYVGMKSRGCYETPGGTILLKAHRAIESITLDREVAHLKDDLMPRYASMIYNGYWWSPERLALQTLIDHTQKTVNGWVRLKLYKGNVIVAGRDSKTDSLFDSTIATFEDDKGAYDQKDAAGFIKLNALRLRIAANLKQKKQ; this is encoded by the coding sequence ATGAGCGATATTAAAAAAGTAGTGTTGGCGTATTCAGGTGGTCTTGACACTTCAGTCATCTTGAAATGGCTTCAAGATGAATACAAATGTGAAGTGGTGACATTTACCGCTGACTTGGGTCAGGGTGAAGAGTTGGAGCCAGCGCGCGCCAAAGCACAAGCCGCCGGCGTTAAAGAGATTTACATTGATGACGTGCGTGAAGAGTTTGTGCGCGACTTTGTATTCCCAATGTTTCGTGCCAACACGGTTTATGAAGGCGAATACTTGCTTGGCACGTCAATCGCACGCCCATTGATTGCTAAACGCTTGATTGAAATTGCGAATGAGACAGGTGCGGATGCGATTTCTCACGGCGCGACTGGCAAGGGTAACGACCAAGTGCGTTTTGAGCTTGGTGCTTACGCATTAAAACCCAATATTCACATTATTGCCCCATGGCGTGAGTGGGATTTGCTTTCACGTGAAAAGCTTTTGGCTTATGCAGAAAAGCACGGTATTCCAGTTGAAATGAAACACAAGCAAGGGGGCAGTCCATACAGTATGGATGCGAACTTGTTGCACATCTCTTATGAAGGTCGTCATTTAGAAAATCCAGCGGCAGAGGCTGAAGAAGATATGTGGCGCTGGACGGTATCCCCAGAAAAGGCACCAGATGCTGCAGAATATATTGACATTGAATACGTGAATGGGGATCCAGTTGCGCTCAATGGACAACCAATGAAAGCGCATGAAATCTTAGCGCATCTTAACAAAGTGGGTGGCAAACACGGTATTGGCCGTTTGGATTTAGTTGAGAATCGTTATGTGGGCATGAAGTCACGCGGCTGCTATGAAACGCCAGGTGGCACAATATTACTTAAGGCTCACCGTGCAATTGAATCCATCACACTAGATCGCGAAGTCGCCCATTTGAAAGATGATTTAATGCCGCGCTACGCCAGCATGATTTATAACGGCTATTGGTGGAGTCCTGAGCGTTTAGCGCTTCAAACCCTCATCGACCATACGCAAAAGACAGTCAATGGTTGGGTGCGCTTGAAGCTTTATAAAGGTAATGTCATTGTTGCTGGCCGTGACTCCAAAACAGACTCTCTGTTTGATTCAACCATCGCAACGTTTGAGGATGACAAAGGGGCTTACGACCAAAAAGATGCTGCTGGCTTCATTAAGTTAAATGCTTTAAGACTACGAATTGCTGCGAACCTGAAACAAAAGAAGCAATAA
- the argF gene encoding ornithine carbamoyltransferase translates to MTIKHFLQFNDLTTDELNHIFERTRWIKAQFKAYQQYWPLSDRTLVMIFEKASTRTRLSFEAGMQQLGGSAIYLNTRDSQLGRGEPVEDAAQVISRMSDIVMIRTFEQDIIERFAANSRVPVINGLTNEYHPCQILADIFTFIEHRGPIKGKTVAWIGDSNNVCNTWLQAAEMLDFNVHVSTPPGYEVEPERANLYGDSHYEEFADPMEAARGADLVTTDVWTSMGFEAENEERMRDFADWQVDADMMRVAKEDALFMHCLPAHRGEEVSAEVIDGKHSVVWDEAENRLHVQKALMEYLLLGKVK, encoded by the coding sequence ATGACAATCAAACACTTTTTACAATTTAACGACTTAACAACAGACGAACTCAATCATATTTTTGAGCGTACTCGTTGGATTAAGGCTCAATTCAAAGCCTATCAACAATACTGGCCGCTTTCAGACCGCACTTTGGTGATGATATTTGAGAAGGCAAGCACTCGAACACGTCTATCGTTTGAAGCGGGTATGCAGCAATTAGGCGGTTCAGCGATTTATTTGAATACGCGTGATTCACAATTGGGTCGTGGCGAGCCGGTGGAAGATGCCGCACAAGTCATTTCTCGGATGAGCGACATCGTGATGATTCGTACCTTTGAGCAGGACATTATTGAGCGCTTTGCGGCGAACTCACGCGTGCCGGTAATTAACGGCTTAACCAATGAATATCACCCTTGCCAAATTTTGGCAGATATTTTCACCTTTATTGAACACCGTGGCCCAATTAAAGGTAAGACGGTTGCTTGGATTGGTGATTCAAACAATGTTTGTAATACCTGGTTGCAAGCGGCCGAAATGCTGGACTTCAATGTGCATGTTTCAACGCCACCAGGCTACGAAGTCGAACCTGAGCGTGCCAATTTGTACGGCGATAGCCATTACGAAGAGTTTGCCGATCCGATGGAAGCAGCCCGTGGCGCTGATTTAGTAACGACGGACGTTTGGACCTCCATGGGCTTTGAAGCTGAAAACGAAGAACGTATGCGTGACTTTGCCGATTGGCAGGTTGATGCAGATATGATGCGTGTGGCGAAAGAGGATGCATTGTTCATGCATTGCTTACCAGCGCATCGCGGTGAGGAAGTTTCTGCTGAGGTGATAGATGGCAAACATTCAGTGGTTTGGGATGAGGCTGAAAATAGATTGCATGTTCAAAAGGCACTCATGGAGTACCTTTTGTTAGGAAAAGTAAAATAG
- a CDS encoding aspartate aminotransferase family protein yields MSQHLMNTYARQPVCFVKGEGVWLFDPAGNRYLDALAGVAVNGLGHAHPKLVKAISEQAAKLIHVSNVYNINEQSRLADKLCEISGMDKVFFCNSGCEANEASIKLARLYGHNKGIKSPEIIVMEKSFHGRTLATLSATGNRKTQAGFEPLVSGFVRVPYDDVEAVRQVAAHNKNVVAILVEPVQGEGGINIPHDASGYLEQLRKICDDNGWLLMVDEVQTGIGRTGTWFAFQHTNILPDVMSLAKGLGSGVPIGACVARGIAAETFTYGKHGSTFGGNPLAAAAGIATLQIIEEENLRANTEAMGDVICNGLRAALKGVAGVVVIRNAGLMIGVELDRPCGDLVKRALAERLLINVTADKVIRLLPPLVINQSEAEQLVAILSKIIKQFLSE; encoded by the coding sequence ATGTCACAACATTTAATGAACACCTATGCACGTCAGCCTGTTTGCTTTGTAAAAGGCGAGGGCGTTTGGCTATTTGATCCAGCGGGCAATCGCTATCTGGATGCGTTGGCTGGTGTTGCCGTCAATGGTCTTGGTCATGCCCATCCTAAACTAGTGAAGGCGATCAGCGAACAAGCAGCAAAGCTGATTCACGTGTCTAACGTTTACAACATCAATGAACAATCGCGTCTTGCAGACAAGCTTTGTGAAATTTCTGGCATGGACAAAGTATTTTTCTGTAACTCAGGCTGTGAAGCGAATGAAGCATCAATCAAATTAGCAAGGCTATATGGTCATAATAAAGGCATCAAAAGCCCAGAAATCATTGTCATGGAAAAGTCATTCCACGGCCGCACTTTAGCCACGCTATCAGCAACAGGCAACCGCAAAACACAAGCAGGTTTTGAACCGCTAGTCAGTGGTTTTGTACGTGTGCCGTATGATGATGTTGAAGCTGTGCGCCAAGTAGCGGCGCATAACAAGAACGTAGTGGCGATTTTGGTTGAGCCAGTGCAGGGGGAAGGCGGCATTAATATCCCGCACGACGCTTCTGGCTACTTAGAGCAGTTACGTAAGATCTGTGATGACAATGGCTGGTTGCTGATGGTTGATGAGGTGCAAACAGGCATTGGCCGCACTGGTACATGGTTTGCGTTTCAACACACCAATATCCTACCGGATGTCATGTCTTTGGCTAAGGGTTTAGGCTCAGGGGTGCCAATAGGGGCTTGTGTTGCGAGAGGTATTGCTGCGGAAACCTTTACTTATGGCAAGCATGGCTCTACTTTTGGCGGCAATCCACTCGCAGCTGCAGCAGGTATTGCAACCCTACAAATTATTGAAGAAGAGAACTTACGTGCCAATACTGAGGCAATGGGTGATGTGATCTGTAACGGCTTGCGTGCCGCATTAAAAGGTGTCGCTGGGGTTGTGGTCATTAGAAATGCAGGCTTGATGATTGGTGTTGAATTGGATCGCCCTTGTGGTGATCTAGTGAAGCGTGCTTTGGCTGAGAGATTGCTCATTAACGTCACTGCTGACAAAGTGATTCGCTTGTTACCTCCATTAGTCATCAATCAAAGCGAAGCAGAGCAATTAGTGGCAATCTTAAGCAAGATCATTAAGCAGTTTTTGAGTGAATAA